A genomic segment from Glycine soja cultivar W05 chromosome 18, ASM419377v2, whole genome shotgun sequence encodes:
- the LOC114396738 gene encoding neutral ceramidase 1-like: MEFPSFDHLNVWRACANVRVWILFLLQLLLKSDIAFSGSDYLVGLGSYDITGPAADVNMMGYANTGQIASGIHFRLRARAFIVAEPNGNRVVFVNLDACMASQIVKIKVIERLKARYGDLYTEENVAISGIHTHAGPGGYLQYVVYIVTSLGFVHQSFDVIVNGIEKCIIQAHENLRPGSIFINKGELLDGGVNRSPSAYLNNPATERRKYKYNVDTEMTLLKFVDDEWGPVGSFNWFPTHGTSMSRTNSLISGDNKGAAARFMEDWFERKDYGKTDSVVFEDDVLLRRISNIIPSRHDNHHELLELATSFQSPPGRPVSKTSSVAKRVRSAHRKVDKPRFVSAFCQSNCGDVSPNVLGAFCIDTGLPCDFNHSTCGGKNELCYSQGPGYPDEFESTRIIGERQFRKAVDLFNAADEEIEGGVDFRHAYIDFSQLEVTISDQGYSEVVKTCPAAMGFAFAAGTTDGPGAFDFQQGDDKGNPFWKLVRDMLKTPSKEQTDCQRPKPILLDTGEMKKPYDWAPSILPIQILRIGQLIILSVPGEFTTMAGRRLRDAVKTVLTSEEYFEFDDIHIVIAGLTNTYSQYITTYEEYQVQRYEGASTLYGPHTLCAYIQEFKKLAEALVYGEPVEPGPQPPDLLEKQISLLPPVVVDATPLGVNFGDVCTDVPRNSTFKSGDLVTASFWSACPRNDLMTEGTFALVEFLQEKDAWTPAYDDDDFCLRYKWSRPSKLSSRSKATLEWRIPQSVAPGVYRLRHFGAAKGLFGSIHHFTGSSTAFVVA, translated from the exons ATGGAGTTTCCTTCCTTTGATCATTTAAATGTTTGGAGGGCATGTGCAAATGTGCGAGTTTGGATCCTTTTCTTACTCCAGCTGCTACTGAAGAGTGATATTGCGTTTTCTGGTTCTGACTACTTGGTTGGTCTTGGAAGCTATGACATTACTGGCCCTGCTGCTGATGTTAACATGATGGGGTATGCTAACACAGGACAGATTGCATCTGGAATTCACTTCAGGCTACGGGCTCGTGCTTTCATTGTTGCAGAGCCAAATGGTAACCGGGTAGTGTTTGTAAACCTTGATGCTTGCATGGCTTCACAGATTGTGAAGATCAAAGTAATTGAGAGGCTGAAAGCAAG ATATGGTGATCTATATACTGAAGAGAATGTGGCCATTAGTGGAATTCACACTCATGCTGGTCCTGGCGGCTATCTCCAATATGTTGTGTACATTGTAACTTCTCTTGGATTTGTGCACCAGTCCTTTGATGTCATTGTCAATGGCATTGAGAAATGCATTATCCAGGCCCATGAAAATCTCCGCCCAGGATCAATATTTATCAATAAGG GAGAACTCTTAGATGGTGGTGTAAATCGCAGTCCCAGTGCTTATCTCAATAATCCTGCCAcagagagaagaaaatataagTATAATGTTGATACAGAAATGactcttttaaaatttgttgatgATGAATGGGGACCTGTTGGAAGCTTCAATTGGTTTCCTACTCATGGAACTTCAATGAGTCGTACAAACTCATTAATTAGTGGGGATAATAAAGGTGCTGCTGCACGATTTATGGAAGACTGGTTCGAGCGAAAAGATTATGGAAAAACAGATTCTGTTGTATTTGAAGATGATGTCTTGCTCCGAAGAATCTCAAATATAATTCCTAGCCGTCATGATAATC ACCATGAATTACTGGAACTTGCTACCTCCTTCCAGTCTCCTCCTGGTAGACCTGTAAGCAAAACTTCAAGCGTTGCTAAACGTGTGAGAAGTGCTCATAGGAAGGTTGACAAGCCTCGATTTGTATCTGCATTCTGTCAATCAAATTGTGGAGATGTTAGTCCAAATGTGCTTGGAGCATTTTGCATAGACACTGGATTACCTTGTGACTTCAATCATAGTACATGTGGAGGGAAGAACGAATTATGCTATAGCCAGGGACCTGG CTACCCAGATGAATTTGAAAGTACCCGCATTATAGGAGAAAGACAATTTAGAAAAGCAGTGGATCTTTTTAATGCTGCAGATGAAGAGATTGAAGGGGGCGTTGATTTTCGACATGCATATATAGATTTCTCCCAACTTGAGGTAACTATTTCTGATCAAGGATATTCTGAGGTTGTAAAGACATGCCCTGCTGCAATGGGGTTTGCATTTGCGGCTGGAACAACAGATGGACCTGGAGCTTTTGATTTTCAGCAAGGTGATGATAAG GGCAATCCTTTCTGGAAGCTGGTCCGTGACATGCTTAAGACTCCAAGCAAGGAACAAACAGATTGTCAACGCCCAAAGCCTATTTTGCTAGATACTGGTGAAATGAAGAAACCATATGATTGGGCT CCTTCAATACTTCCAATTCAGATCCTCCGAATTGGGCAGCTTATCATTCTTAGTGTACCAGGAG AATTCACAACAATGGCCGGGAGGCGTCTTCGTGATGCAGTGAAGACAGTGCTAACTAGTGaagaatattttgaatttgatgacATTCACATTGTTATAGCAGGGTTAACTAATACTTATTCACAGTACATCACTACATACGAAGAGTACCAGGTGCAAAGATATGAG GGTGCTTCTACGCTATATGGTCCACACACACTCTGTGCATACATTCAGGAGTTTAAGAAACTTGCAGAGGCTCTCGTCTACGGCGAACCAGTAGAACCTGGTCCTCAACCTCCTGATCTCCTGGAGAAGCAAATAAGCTTACTTCCACCTGTTGTGGTGGATGCAACCCCCCTTGGTGTAAATTTTGGGGATGTTTGCACTGATGTACCACGGAACTCCACCTTCAAGAGTGGTGACTTGGTGACAGCTTCGTTCTGGTCTGCATGTCCTCGTAACGACCTTATGACTGAAGGCACCTTTGCACTGGtggaatttctccaagaaaagGATGCTTGGACTCCTgcttatgatgatgatgatttctgCCTGCGCTATAAGTGGTCAAGGCCTTCCAAACTGAGTTCTAGGAGCAAAGCAACCTTGGAATGGAGGATACCACAGAGTGTGGCTCCTGGTGTGTACAGATTAAGACACTTTGGAGCTGCAAAGGGCTTATTTGGATCAATTCATCACTTTACAGGTTCATCCACTGCGTTTGTAGTAGCCTAA
- the LOC114396317 gene encoding protein MAIN-LIKE 1-like, whose amino-acid sequence MVVGIGLSPLLVCSIDTGDQGLISSFVERWHRETSSFHLSMGEISIMLDDIATLLHLSIVGALRDFQPLCIDEAMLLLVELLMVSPEVVMAEIGQCGRPYVRLQWLRDIYQRKCQTQHKTTITRTYLLHLFCTLFANKSATHVHVVHLHALRDLTLVGRYAWGAAGLVHMYDQLNDASLSTSRQLAGYITLLQSWIYEHFLSVAECNADPDYDEPRQIPQVPDDPVRSDVEEPRHVVEACDVIADRLERHLSLGVVMSGT is encoded by the exons ATGGTTGTTGGGATAGGATTAAGTCCTTTGCTCGTGTGTTCTATTGACACTGGCGATCAGGGACTTATATCCTCCTTTGTCGAGAGGTGGCACCGGGAGACTTCTAGTTTCCACCTTTCTATGGGGGAGATTTCGATAATGCTGGATGACATCGCGACTCTTCTCCATCTGTCAATCGTTGGCGCACTGCGTGACTTCCAGCCTCTGTGCATTGACGAGGCAATGTTGCTCCTGGTTGAGTTACTTATGGTCTCACCAGAGGTGGTCATGGCCGAGATAGGCCAATGTGGCAGACCATACGTACGCCTGCAGTGGCTGCGAGACATATACCAACGTAAATGTCAGACGCAACACAAGACAACTATCACTCGCACTTATCTTCTGCATCTTTTTTGCACTCtctttgctaataagagtgcaacccaTGTTCATGTCGTACACTTACATGCCCTGCGTGACCTCACTCTTGTTGGGCGgtatgcatggggagctgctGGGCTCGTCCATATGTACGATCAGCTTAATGATGCCAGTCTCAGCACCAGTCGACAGCTTGCTGGTTACATCACCTTGTTACAG TCTTGGATATACGAGCACTTTCTGTCAGTTGCGGAGTGCAATGCTGATCCGGACTATGACGAG CCCAGACAAATCCCTCAGGTCCCGGATGATCCAGTCAGGTCTGATGTCGAAGAGCCCAGACATGTAGTG GAGGCTTGCGATGTAATCGCCGACAGGTTGGAGCGTCACCTCAGCCTAGGGGTAGTCATGTCAGGCACATAA